The following nucleotide sequence is from Streptomyces sp. HUAS CB01.
GCAACCTCGACCGCCGTATCGAGGCACTCGTCCGGGTCACCGACCCGGCCCACCGCGCGTCTCTGACCCGGCTGCTGGAGACCGGCATGTCCGACTCCACCTCGTCCTGGCACCTCGGCCCGGACGGCGAGTGGACCCGTCATGCGACGGACGCCGACGGGCAGCCGCTGCGGCACATCCAGGAGATGCTCATAGACGCCCGGAGGCGCCGGCGTGCACAACCATGACCTTCCCCTGGCGCCGCGGGGGGCGGGCGCCGACCAGGTCCTGGCCGGGTATCTGCGGCAACAGGCCGGCGACTTCCTCCGCAGTCTGCGACTGCACGGCGAGAGCGGTGCGGACACGCGGAGTGCGGCGGAGGCCGCCCGGGCCCTGCGGCGGTCCGCCCACCGCATCCGCGGCACGCTCCACACCTTCCGTCCCCTGCTGGACCCGGCCTGGGCCGACCAGCTGCGCACCGAGCTCGCCTGGCTCTCCGGCATCCTCGCCGAGGAACACGCCTGCACGGCCCGGCTGGCCCGGCTGCTCGACGCCCTGGCCCGGCTCTCGGGCACCCCGCCGGTACCGTCGGCCCGGGCCGCGGACGGCGACGCCGGACCGGGCGCACCGGCCGACCGGCCGCCCACCGCCGAGCGGCCCGGCCGCGGGGCGCTCACCGTGGGCGGCGCCCGCGCCGGGGCGCTGCTGGAACGGCAGCTGACCCTCGGCCGTACCCGGGCCCACTCCGCCGCCCTCCAGGCACTCGGCTCCTCGCGGTTCCACGCGGTCGCGGACGCCGTCGCCCTGCTCGCCTCCGAGGTGCCGCTGGCCCCGGCCACCGGGGCGCCGGGCGCGGCCCTCGCCGCGCACGCGGAGGTCGCCGAGCGCAGGCTGGCCGACGCGGTCGCCGCACTGCCGCTGACCCGCGCGGCCCACCCGTACAACGCGGAAGCCCTGGTCCACGGCCTCGCCACCGCCTCCGCGGGCGAGGCCCAGGACGCTCCCTGGCACCAGGTGCGCCACCTGCTGCGGCTCCACCGCTACGCCCAGGAGGTCCTGCACTCCGGGGGCGGCCCCGACCCGCGGCTCACCGCGGCCGGCCGCACCCTGGACCGGCACCGCGACGCCGCCGAGGCGGCCACGGCCGCCGCCTCCGCGGCCCGCACGCCCCGCATCGCGCCGGCCACGGCGTACGCCCTCGGTGTGCTCCACGCCGACCAGCGCCACGAGGTCGAGGCCGCGCGCTTCGCCTTCCAGCGGACGTGGCAGGAAACGCCCCCCGGACCGGACGGGCCCCGCGACGAGCACGCGCTGGCCGCGCCGTGAACACCGCCCCCGACGGCACCGTCCTCGCGGCAGGCTGCGTCCTGTGGCGCCGCTCCCCGCGGACGGCCGGGGCGATCGAGATCTGCCTGGTCCACCGCCCCAGGTACGACGACTGGTCGCACCCCAAGGGCAAGCTCAAGCGGGGCGAGCGCGCGCTGGACGGGGCGCTGCGCGAGGTCCGCGAGGAGACCGGCCACCAGGGGGTGCCGGGCCCGGTCCTGCCGACCGTCCGCTACCTCGTCGCGGGCCGGCCCAAGCAGGTCAGCTACTGGGCCGCCGAAGCCCTCTCGCCGGGTGACTTCACCCCCGGGCGCGAGGTCGACCGCATCGCCTGGCTGACCCCGGCCGCTGCCCGCCGCCGGATCACCGAACCGCGGGACCGGACGCTCGTCGACGCCCTCCTCAAGGCCCTCGGCACCCGCTGACCACGGACCCGCCGGCCGTCCCGGCCCGCGGAACCGCCGCTCCTCGGCCCGGGGACGCCCGCCCCGCCGGAACCGGCCCCACCACCGGTCCGGAGCCCCGTCGCCGGGGCCCGGGGCCCTCCCCGCCACCCGGCCCGTTCCGCCGCCCGCCGTACCCGCCGGGGTGCGAGGTCACGCGCAGATAAAGGCGGAACTTCTTTGTCCGGCAGGGTTCACCTCCCGTTCACCACGCCCCGTCGGCCGCTTCACCTGATCTGCCTAATTTCGGGCTTACCCGGTGACCGGCACAGTGCCGCGCCACCCACCCCGACACGCGCCGCCGTAGAACGACGAGGGCAGACGGAGCTCGCGTCCGCGAACCCGGCGGCTTCTGGAAGGAACACCCGAAAGTGAAGCTTCAGCGCAAGAACGGGCTTCGCGCCACCGCGCTCGGTGCCCTCGCCGTGTCCGGCGCCCTGGTCCTCACGGCGTGTGGTTCGGACGACAACACCGGCGGCACCGGCGGCACCGGCGAGAAGACGAGCGCCGCGTCGAACATCAAGTGCGACGACGCCAAGGGCCAGCTCCTGGCGGCGGGGTCGACCGCACAGAAGAACGCCATGGACCTCTGGGTGAAGAACTTCCAGGCAGCCTGCTCCGGGGTCGAGGTCAATTACCAGGCCATCGGCTCCGGCGGTGGCATCACCAAGTTCACCCAGGGCCAGGTGGCCTTCGCCGGATCCGACTCCGCGCTGAAGCCCGAGGAGGTCGAGGAGTCCAAGAAGGTCTGCAAGACGGGCCAGGGCATCAACCTGCCGATGGTGGGCGGCCCGGTGGCCATCGGCTACAACCTCAGCGGCGTGGACAACCTCGTCCTCGACGCCCCCACCCTGGCCAAGATCTTCGACACGAAGATCAAGAAGTGGAACGACCCGGCGATCGCCAAGCTCAACCCGGACGTCAAGCTCCCCGGCACCACGATCCAGGCGTTCCACCGCTCGGACGAGTCCGGCACCACCCAGAACCTGCACAAGTACCTCAGCGAGGCCGCCCCGGCCGACTGGAAGCACGACCCGAAGTCGAAGTCGTGGGAGGCCCCCGGCGGCCAGGCCGCCAGCGGCTCCTCCGGCGTGGCTTCCTCCGTCAAGGGCACCGAGGGCGCGATCGGCTACTTCGAACTGTCCTACGCGACCGCTCAGAAGATCAGCACGGTCAAGCTCAGCACCGGCGCCTCCGCCCCGGTCGAGGCCACCACCGAGAACGCCTCGAAGGCCATCGCCGCCGCCAAGGTCAAGGGCACCGGGAACGACCTCGCCCTCAGCCTCGACTACAAGACCCAGGTCGACGGCGCCTACCCGATCATCCTGGTCACGTACGAGATCGCCTGCGACAAGGGCAACAAGGCGGAGACCCTGCCCGCGCTGAAGGCGTTCCTGAACTACACCGTCAGCGACGAGGGCCAGAAGGTCCTCTCGGACGCCGGCTACGCGCCGCTGCCGACCGAGATCGCGGCCAAGGTCCGCGAGATCGTCCCCACCCTGTCCTGACCCGACCGGGGCCGGTCCGTCACACCACGACGGGCCGGCCCCGGCATCCGGTGCACCGCCGCCGGGAGCCTCACGGCTCCGCAGACCGGAGAAACCATTGATGGCAACCACCATTCAGACCGACGCGCCGCCTCCACCGGGGCCGGCCGCAGCAGCGCCCAAGCCCAAGACCCGCCCGGGAGACCGTGTCTTCCTGGGCCTGTCCCGTGGTTCCGGCATCGCCCTGCTGATGATCATGGCCGCGATCGCGGGCTTCCTCAGCTACCGTGCCTTTCTCGCCATCTCGAAGGACCAAGGGAACTTCCTCACCACCTTCGAGTGGAACCCGGCCGGCGACCCGCCGGTCTTCGGCATCGCCGTCCTGGCCTTCGGCACGATCGTCTCCTCGGTCATCGCCATGGCCATCGCCGTGCCCGTCGCCGTCGGCATCGCGCTGTTCATCTCGCACTACGCGCCGCGCAGGCTCGCAGCGCCGCTCGCCTACATCGTGGACCTGCTCGCGGCCGTCCCGAGCATCATCTACGGCCTCTGGGGCGCGATCTTCCTCGTCCCCTACCTCGACGGCCTCAACCAGTGGCTCGACGAGTACATGGGCTGGACGTACATCTTCGACAAGGCCGGCGACGGCCCCGCGCGCAATCTGTTCACCGTCGGCATCCTGCTGGCGATCATGATCCTTCCGATCATCACCAACGTCACCCGTGAGGTCTTCCTCCAGGTCCCGAAGATGCACGAGGAGGCGGCGCTCGCCCTCGGTGCCACCCGCTGGGAGGTCATCCGCATGTCGGTGCTCCCCTTCGGCCGCTCCGGCATCATCAGCGCCTCCATGCTCGGCCTGGGCCGTGCGCTCGGCGAGACCATGGCCGTCGCCGTGGTCCTCTCCCCGAGCTTCCTGATCTCCGGCCACCTGCTCGACCCGGGCGGCGGCACCTTCGCCCAGAACATCGCCTCGAAGTTCAACGAGGCCAACGAGTTCGGCCGCGACGCCCTGATCGCCTCCGGCCTGGTTCTCTTCGTCATCACCCTGCTGGTCAACGGCGCGGCCCGGTGGATCATCGCCCGTCGCAAGGAGTACTCGGGGGCCAACGCATGAGCCACGTCGTCCAGGATCAGCGGCCGGTCACCACCGTGCGCGTCAACCACCTCTCCCACGCCCGGCTTCCCCGCTGGGCGCAGCCGGCCATCGCCGCCGGCGCCGTTGCCGCGGGCATCGGCCTCGGTACGGTCGCGGGCTGGCAGAGCCGAACCCAGTGGGGCATGCTGGCCGCCCTGCTCTTCGTGCTCGCCAGCTACCTGATCACCGCGAAGGTGGAAGGCAAGCGCCAGGCCAGGGACCGGGTCGCCACCAGCATCGTCTGGGTCGCCTTCGTCCTCGCCGTCGTCCCTCTCGTCTCCCTGTCATGGGTCACGATCAGCAAAGGCCTGGAAGTCCTCGACCCGTACTTCCTCAGCCACTCCATGAACGCGGTCCTCGACGCCGAGACCGGCGGCGGGGTGTACCACGCCCTGCTCGGCACGATCGAGCAGGTCCTCATCGCCACGCTGATCGCCGCCCCGGTGGGTTTGCTCACCGCGGTCTACCTCGTCGAGTACGGCGGTGGAAGGCTGGCCAAGGCCGTCACCTTCTTCGTCGACGTCATGACGGGCATCCCGTCCATCGTCGCGGGCCTGTTCGTCCTGGCCACATGGAATCTGATATTGGGCTTCGGGCCCTCCGGGTTCGCAGGCGCGCTCGCGCTCGCCATCCTGATGATGCCGGTCGTCGTCCGCTCCACCGAGGAGATGCTCAAGCTCGTCCCGAACGAGCTGCGCGAGGCCTCGCTCGCGCTCGGCGTCCCCAAGTGGCGGACGATCCTCAAGGTGGTCATCCCCACCGCGATCGGCGGCATCACCACGGGCGTCATGCTCGCGGTGGCCCGCATCACCGGTGAGACGGCTCCCGTGCTGCTGCTCGTCTTCGGCACGAAGCTGATCAACCCGAACCCCTTCGAAGGCGCCCAGGCGTCCCTGCCGCTGTACGTGTACGAGCAGTACGCCGTCGGCACGGACGCCTCCATCTCCCGCGCCTGGGCCGCCGCCCTGGTACTGATCGCCTTCGTCATGATCCTCAACCTGGTGGCCCGCGGCATCGCCCGCTGGAAGGCCCCGAAGACCGGCCGCTGAGCGCGCGGCGATTTGGAAGTGACTGAGTAATGGCCAAGCGAATCGACATCAGCGGACTGTCCGCCTTCTACGGCTCCCACAAGGCGATCGAGGACATCTCGATGACCGTGGAGCCCCGCTCCGTGACGGCCTTCATCGGCCCGTCCGGCTGCGGCAAGTCGACGTTCCTGCGCACCCTGAACCGTATGCACGAGGTCACCCCCGGCGGCCGCGTCGAGGGCAAGGTGATGCTGGACGACGAGAACCTGTACGGCAAGGACGTCGACCCCGTCGCCGTGCGGCGCACGGTCGGCATGGTGTTCCAGCGCCCCAACCCGTTCCCCACCATGTCGATCTTCGACAACGTGGCGGCGGGCCTGCGGCTGAACGGCTCGTACAAGAAGAACCAGCTCAACGACATCGTCGAGCGCTCCCTCCGGGGCGCGAACCTCTGGAACGAGGTCAAGGACCGCCTCAACAAGCCCGGCTCGGGTCTGTCCGGCGGCCAGCAGCAGCGTCTGTGCATCGCCCGCGCGATCGCGGTCGAGCCGGACGTCCTGCTGATGGACGAGCCCTGCTCGGCGCTGGACCCGATCTCCACGCTGGCGATCGAGGACCTGATCGGCGAGCTGAAGGAGCGCTTCACGATCGTCATCGTGACGCACAACATGCAGCAGGCGGCGCGCGTCTCCGACCGCACGGCGTTCTTCAACCTCGCGGCGGTCGGGCAGCCCGGCAAGCTCATCGAGATAGACGAGACGGAGCGGATCTTCTCCAACCCGTCCGTCCAGGCGACCGAGGACTACATCTCGGGCCGCTTCGGCTGAGCACCCCGTACTGCCCTGCGGTGCTGCATGGCGGTGCCACCGCAGGGCGAAGGGTCGGCCCCCACTCATCCGAGCGGGGGCCGACGTCTTGCCGTCCGGCGGTCCGTGCAGTCCGGCAGTCCGGCAGTCCGGCAGTCCGGGGTGCGCTCGGGTGCGCGACGCATCGCGGGTACGCGTGCTCCCGTGACCGGCGCCACCGGACACCGCCGGACGCGACCGGCACGAGCCCTCGGCCGGTGCGGCCCGGCCCCGGGACGATGTCCGCGCGAGGAGTCCGAGGACGGACGACTCAGGCCGCGCGCGACAGAAGAGCACCGCCCCCGAACCGGGACGCGGTGCACGCGAGACCTCCGGCCACGCCCGGCGCGGCTGCCAGGGCGGGTTGCGAGAGTCCCTCCTGGCCCGCGACGCCCGGCACGCACGCTCGCTGCGTTGTCGGAGTCATCCACGTACGTCCAGGACGAGGAAGATCCTCCGCCGTGCGATCGCACGCACCGGACGCCGCAGACCCCGCCCTGCGGGCGGACGGAGCTACTACCGCAACACGCCTAGCCGAAGGCCAGGTTCACGATCCAGAAGCTCAGCGCCGCGACGAACGCCGCGGCCGGCATCGTGATGAACCACCCCATCACGATGTTCTTCGCGACGCCCCACCGCACCGCGTTCACCCGCTTCGTCGCCCCGACACCCATGATCGCCGAGGTGATCACATGCGTGGTGGAGATCGGCGCGTGGAAGAGGAACGCCGAACCGAACATGATCGACGCACCGGTCGTCTCCGCCGCGAACCCCTGCGGCGGGTCCAGCTCGATGATCTTGCGGCCGAGGGTCCGCATGATGCGCCAGCCACCCGCGTACGTACCGAGCGACAGCATCACCGCGCAGACGACCTTCACCCACACCGGAATGGGGTCGCCGTAGTCCTCGACATCGGCGATGACCAGCGCCATCACCACGATGCCCATGGTCTTCTGCGCGTCCTGGAGGCCGTGGCCGAGGGCCATGCCCGCCGCGGACACGGTCTGGGCGATACGGAAGCCGCGCTTCGCCTTCGCCGGGTTGGCCCGGCGGAAGATCCACATGATCGCGGTCATCACCAGGTAGCCGACGACCAGGCCGACCACGGGCGAGACGAACATCGGGATGACGACCTTGTCGAGCACCCCGCCCCAGATGACCTCGGTGCCGCCGGCCAGCGCCGCACCCACCATGCCTCCGAAGAGGGCGTGCGAGGACGACGAGGGCAGACCGAAGTACCAGGTGACCAGGTTCCAGATGATCGCGCCGACCAGCGCCGCGAACAGGATGCCCATGCCCCGGTCGCCCTTGGGCGTCTCGATCAGACCCTCGCTCACGGTCTTGGCGACCCCGCTGCCGAGGAACGCGCCCGCGAGGTTCATCACCGCGGCCATCGCCAGCGCGGCACGCGGCGTCAGGGCGCGCGTCGACACGGACGTGGCGATCGCGTTCGCGGAGTCGTGGAAGCCGTTGGTGTACGTGAAGAAGAGCGCGACCCCGATGGTCGCGACCAGCGCAAAGGTGTCCACGTCCGCTCAGGACTCCTTGACCGCGATGGTCTC
It contains:
- a CDS encoding CHAD domain-containing protein encodes the protein MHNHDLPLAPRGAGADQVLAGYLRQQAGDFLRSLRLHGESGADTRSAAEAARALRRSAHRIRGTLHTFRPLLDPAWADQLRTELAWLSGILAEEHACTARLARLLDALARLSGTPPVPSARAADGDAGPGAPADRPPTAERPGRGALTVGGARAGALLERQLTLGRTRAHSAALQALGSSRFHAVADAVALLASEVPLAPATGAPGAALAAHAEVAERRLADAVAALPLTRAAHPYNAEALVHGLATASAGEAQDAPWHQVRHLLRLHRYAQEVLHSGGGPDPRLTAAGRTLDRHRDAAEAATAAASAARTPRIAPATAYALGVLHADQRHEVEAARFAFQRTWQETPPGPDGPRDEHALAAP
- a CDS encoding NUDIX hydrolase codes for the protein MNTAPDGTVLAAGCVLWRRSPRTAGAIEICLVHRPRYDDWSHPKGKLKRGERALDGALREVREETGHQGVPGPVLPTVRYLVAGRPKQVSYWAAEALSPGDFTPGREVDRIAWLTPAAARRRITEPRDRTLVDALLKALGTR
- the pstS gene encoding phosphate ABC transporter substrate-binding protein PstS produces the protein MKLQRKNGLRATALGALAVSGALVLTACGSDDNTGGTGGTGEKTSAASNIKCDDAKGQLLAAGSTAQKNAMDLWVKNFQAACSGVEVNYQAIGSGGGITKFTQGQVAFAGSDSALKPEEVEESKKVCKTGQGINLPMVGGPVAIGYNLSGVDNLVLDAPTLAKIFDTKIKKWNDPAIAKLNPDVKLPGTTIQAFHRSDESGTTQNLHKYLSEAAPADWKHDPKSKSWEAPGGQAASGSSGVASSVKGTEGAIGYFELSYATAQKISTVKLSTGASAPVEATTENASKAIAAAKVKGTGNDLALSLDYKTQVDGAYPIILVTYEIACDKGNKAETLPALKAFLNYTVSDEGQKVLSDAGYAPLPTEIAAKVREIVPTLS
- the pstC gene encoding phosphate ABC transporter permease subunit PstC yields the protein MATTIQTDAPPPPGPAAAAPKPKTRPGDRVFLGLSRGSGIALLMIMAAIAGFLSYRAFLAISKDQGNFLTTFEWNPAGDPPVFGIAVLAFGTIVSSVIAMAIAVPVAVGIALFISHYAPRRLAAPLAYIVDLLAAVPSIIYGLWGAIFLVPYLDGLNQWLDEYMGWTYIFDKAGDGPARNLFTVGILLAIMILPIITNVTREVFLQVPKMHEEAALALGATRWEVIRMSVLPFGRSGIISASMLGLGRALGETMAVAVVLSPSFLISGHLLDPGGGTFAQNIASKFNEANEFGRDALIASGLVLFVITLLVNGAARWIIARRKEYSGANA
- the pstA gene encoding phosphate ABC transporter permease PstA, giving the protein MSHVVQDQRPVTTVRVNHLSHARLPRWAQPAIAAGAVAAGIGLGTVAGWQSRTQWGMLAALLFVLASYLITAKVEGKRQARDRVATSIVWVAFVLAVVPLVSLSWVTISKGLEVLDPYFLSHSMNAVLDAETGGGVYHALLGTIEQVLIATLIAAPVGLLTAVYLVEYGGGRLAKAVTFFVDVMTGIPSIVAGLFVLATWNLILGFGPSGFAGALALAILMMPVVVRSTEEMLKLVPNELREASLALGVPKWRTILKVVIPTAIGGITTGVMLAVARITGETAPVLLLVFGTKLINPNPFEGAQASLPLYVYEQYAVGTDASISRAWAAALVLIAFVMILNLVARGIARWKAPKTGR
- the pstB gene encoding phosphate ABC transporter ATP-binding protein PstB is translated as MAKRIDISGLSAFYGSHKAIEDISMTVEPRSVTAFIGPSGCGKSTFLRTLNRMHEVTPGGRVEGKVMLDDENLYGKDVDPVAVRRTVGMVFQRPNPFPTMSIFDNVAAGLRLNGSYKKNQLNDIVERSLRGANLWNEVKDRLNKPGSGLSGGQQQRLCIARAIAVEPDVLLMDEPCSALDPISTLAIEDLIGELKERFTIVIVTHNMQQAARVSDRTAFFNLAAVGQPGKLIEIDETERIFSNPSVQATEDYISGRFG
- a CDS encoding inorganic phosphate transporter, whose amino-acid sequence is MDTFALVATIGVALFFTYTNGFHDSANAIATSVSTRALTPRAALAMAAVMNLAGAFLGSGVAKTVSEGLIETPKGDRGMGILFAALVGAIIWNLVTWYFGLPSSSSHALFGGMVGAALAGGTEVIWGGVLDKVVIPMFVSPVVGLVVGYLVMTAIMWIFRRANPAKAKRGFRIAQTVSAAGMALGHGLQDAQKTMGIVVMALVIADVEDYGDPIPVWVKVVCAVMLSLGTYAGGWRIMRTLGRKIIELDPPQGFAAETTGASIMFGSAFLFHAPISTTHVITSAIMGVGATKRVNAVRWGVAKNIVMGWFITMPAAAFVAALSFWIVNLAFG